A stretch of DNA from Vidua chalybeata isolate OUT-0048 chromosome 27, bVidCha1 merged haplotype, whole genome shotgun sequence:
gtctgtcccctctctgtccctctatcccctctctctgtccctctgtcccctctctgtccctctgtctgtcccctctctgtccctctctgtccctctgtccctctctgtccctctgtctgtccctctctgtccctctgtccctctctgtccctctgtccctctctctgtccctctgtccctctctgtccctctgtctgtcccctctctgtccctctctgtccctctgtccctctctgtccctctgtccctctctctgtccctctctgtccctctgtccctctctgtccctctgtccctctctctgtccctctctgtccctctctgtccctctctgtccctctgtccctctgtctgtccctctgtccctctctctcccctctctccacGTGGCCTCTCCCagcgcggcgctgcccgcgcgccccccgcccgctgcTCCAGCCAATCAGCGCCCTCCTCACATCATCCGCGCGACCCCCGCGGCCAATGGCGGCCCGCGACACAACCGCGGCtccccccgcgccgcgcccggaagcggcggcggccgcggctccgCGAGGGGCCCGGCCCGGtgcggccccgccgcggccccggtgctgtccccgcgctgtcccctgCCGTCCCCGCGCcgtccccgcgctgtcccctcgctgtctCACCGCTGTGCCCACGCCGTCCCctccgccggccccgccgctcggccgccccgccccgcgcatGCTCTGCCGGTGCCGCCGCGACTCCATGTGTGAGGAGCGCATTATCGGCACCGGGAGCCGCGGCGGCCACGGGAGCCACCGGGAAAGCCCCGCAACAAGCGGGAGAGCGGCGGGGCCAGCGCGGGGAgagcggagcggagccgggAGCGCGGGGCGGGCTCGCCGCGGATGCGGCGCGGAGCTACCGGAGCAGCGCCCTGCGAGTTCTCCCGGTAAAAGTTCTCCCGGCGTTTATTGGCTCCGGTACCGGAGCAACGGCAGCGCCGGGATTTCGGTAGAACAGAGGCCGGGATGCGGGAGAGCTGCCGGGGAAGTTCCGGCATTTCCCGGCC
This window harbors:
- the LOC128800806 gene encoding basic salivary proline-rich protein 4-like; amino-acid sequence: MKSGGGEGGRVPLRAQPPPPPPPVSGHLREPPPLPPRPQSGPGPAEEEEEAALRGLRTSLGKAGEGSGGGDGPPPGPPGPPGHGSGLAGPGRERGEPRGSPPGAAGTALSPPVSPRAALPARPPPAAPANQRPPHIIRATPAANGGPRHNRGSPRAAPGSGGGRGSARGPARCGPAAAPVLSPRCPLPSPRRPRAVPSLSHRCAHAVPSAGPAARPPRPAHALPVPPRLHV